The genome window CACTATGACACCTTGGTGACTCTCACATGGTTTGTATTGCCCACATAAGAGATATGTGTCATATGGAATTTTCGCCTCAAACATCACGAACAAGTGTTGGGTGCATTGGGCTGCACACTTAAGCGTACTTGAGTTGGAGCAATCTATGATGAGTAGAGTGATGAGAGGTTTCCACTCGGGTAACAAAAAAGAAATATGTGAGCAATCTTTTGGCAAACGAATAATATATTGTTGGTATGGGGGCCGAATATTACATTTTTAACGCCATTAGAGTTTTATACGGTTCATATGAAAGGCAAAGCCGAATCTTACACACACCATAGCCACCATCACTGTCACCACCACAACGCCACCAACGTCATTATCACGGTTGTGACATCATCACGGCCCACCTAGGAGTGTTCTAGTTCTAGTTCGCCTCAATTTTGAGCCTTGATCGAGACCAAAACCAAAAATTTTAGTTATTGGATTTTGAAAACCAACCAGTTTCGGTTAATTGGTTATTTGCATTGGTCGGTTTGATTTTAACCAAAAAAACCAATAATTTGAGAGAATTTGGCTTGTCACAGGTTTACACTTTTTAGTCGATGGGCAACAACTCAAATTTGAAACCTATAATGCCATTGATCTTTAAATACATGGGCATCTCCTTTTATTAGGCTAAGGGTCTATTTGGCAATTTCTGAATGGTTaggtgctaaaccagtaagaagtctgaactattaagtgctgaaccagtaaaactTTGTCTGAATTATTAAGAACCATTATAATGCTTAAACCACTaaatgtctaaccaattcagattagaggatGACTCAGTATAATACTAAGtcgttcagagacaaatgtttgaaccattcagacatctgattgcgaaacaaacagtctgaaccattaagtactaaaccagtaagaggtctggaTCATTAAGAGTttcattaagagctaaacaaataGCCTCTGAGTGTCACTGCCTTTTTTTAAAACTTAAACAATGTGGTTTGATGCAATCATAATGCGTTGTTTAATGTGCGAACTTTGTCCGCTTCTCATGCAATCACATGAGATAAGATCAATCAGTCTCGCTTTGTGTGTCTTACATTGCCATCAAAATCGTGTTTAGTCCTGATACCCACTTCAAGCCGATTGCCTTTTTTTTTCCTCTAATGCAACTAACATACATCTTGGATCTCGTTTGCAAACATTGCAACGGTCAACTACTATCATGACGTTTAATCTCAATTCTCAAACGACTTCGTAGGTATAAGACCACATTAAATATTGCACGCTATGTGGAGAGTTAGATCCATCACTTGTTTCTGGATCATATTCGACTTCTTCATTAATATGCTCTTGTGGATACTTAGATCCATCACTAGTTTCTAATGCATGACTTCTTTTTTATAACACATGAATAAAAATGAACACCCAACGGTATAACAAATGGTTAAAAACGAACTTGAAATGCATTATGTCAATCTCataaaaatttataaattttgaatAGCTATATGAATAATCAGCTAGGTTCAACTTGGATAAGTTGGTTAACCCCTACCGAAATTAACTGTTCGGTTCAGTTAACTTGGTTTGTTCAACTCGGATAAGTTGGTTAACCCTTACCGAAATTAGCTGGTGAACCATTTCAATACCCCACCCCCtctaaaatgagtatttttaaCTCGTCATTTGCCGAACATGTTTTGACCAGAAATCAAATTGACACAGGGGCGCAACTTAGAAGGGGCAAGAGGGCGCCTCTGCCTCCGTCAATATTTCGGTTAGCAGTGTAAATTTTTCGACTTTTCGTctgaaatttttaaaaatatacaaGTCCGCCCCCttcaattattttgcctaaaaatTCCTTGTCCGTAGCAAGTTTAttgcccaattttttttttcatattttcgtATTGAGTTAAAAAAACGTGAAAACGGGGCTATTAGCAaatttttataattgttttaaaCTTAACGTGAGTTTAAATAAAGTTTAaagctagtttttatataaatgaaACTTGAGGATTTATCTTTGGCTTAATTGAAAGATGTTTACACTCAAAAAAAGGAAAAATACGTGCTTGCGACCCATCTTTATTTGGAGTTATTACTGTTTGACCCCCTGAATTGAATAGCGGACCCAACATATAACCCGAAACATAGCGATAAGAATTTTTTTTTGATCCCATGACTTCTGCTCCCAcggaacttttggtcaagctccgccacttaATGGACACTTTGTTAAAAGCGGTCCATTTTGATTTGATCATTTACCAATAACCCTGTTTTActctaagaccatgcgtagtgggcgtgtttcttttcaaaaaaaaagccCCCAAACACGCCTGATCACGCCAAGGCCCCACCCCCTTGGGCGTTATTTTCGGAAAAAAACCTCCGAAACGTGTTTTAAATCACACCAAAATGGAAAATTGTTGGCTAATCACATGCATCCTTCTTTTTCTTGGCAAATCCCCTTTTTTggttagggtgtaaggggcactcccctaagaggggagtcccctctcttacgcataaccaatcctcgtgtgccacgtcaactcccctcttaaactcccctcacaccctaaattgatggcggcactcccctcttaggtgacttggttttttatttaaaaaaaaaaagaaaaattttcattggttgattgaatggaccccaccttctctctcctcccctctcttCGGTGCCTCCTCACCGCTTTGGCTCCCCCATGCACCGGCAGCACCTCACCGTTCGGTGAGATCGGTCCCCGCATGGGGTCACCGATTGTGCCCCGGCCAGccttagtttttttatttaaatctttaCACCCCTTTTTAACATAATACTCACATcctcactacacccattttagaaaaaaacgCTCAATAATACcccttgctgactggactgccacatggcgAAAAACACCCAAGAGTGAGGGCATTATTCACCTTCCAACTACTCATGGTCTAATCCATGTTGAACTGAACCCCTTTTGCCACATGGCGAAAAACACCCAAGAGTGAGGGAACCCCTTTTCAAGTCATAAGTTCAAATACAACTTTAGAATAGAGTttaaatgtgtttttttttttttcttttttttttcttgtgaTGGTAAAACCCCAACAATAAACGACTCAACCGCCGGTATCAACTATCAACTATCAACTCAACAAGAATCAAGCTGATTATTACAGGCGGCAACCATGGCGGTCACAACCATGCCGCTGGTCTCCCTACCACCGCATCACCGCGCTTCTCCACCTCCTCCAACCACTCATATAACAACACTCAATAAAGACCGCTACTTTTCAAACCACCCAACAGTTTTActcatcaaccaatcttcaaattcAAAACAACTCAAACAAATTCACGCCCAAATGCTCCGCAACGGCCTTTTCTACGACCCCTTTTCAGCCAGCACTCTCATTTCCGCTTTTGCTCTATCCCCATTACAAGACATTGATTATGCACATAAGTTGTTCGACGAAATGCCTGAACCAAATGTTTACACTTGGAACGTGCTCATTCGCGCTTATTCTTCGAGTCAAACCCCCATTCAAAGCCTCTTGATGTTTACCCAGATGATTAATTTGTATAAATCGTGTAATGAAGTGTCACCCAATAAGTTTACTTACCCTTTTGTGATCAAAGCAGCAGCTGAACTTTTGGATATTAGAGTTGGTAAAGTTATTCATGGGATGGTTGTTAAGATGTCACTTGGTTCAGATGTTTTCATACTTAATTCACTTATACATTTTTATGCATCATGTGGACATTTGGATTCCGCATATAGAGTGTTTATAAACATCCCTGTGAGGGATGTTGTGTCGTGGAATTCGATTATCACGGGTTTTGCACAGGGTGATCGTGCTGATGACGCGTTGAGGTTGTTTCATGAGATGCAAGGTGACGGGTTGAGACCGGATAATGTTACAATGATGAGTGTGTTAACCGCTTGTACAAAGAAGTTGGATTTAAAGTTTGGCAGATGGGTTCATTCGTACATCGAAAAGAATGGGATTAGAGGAAGCTTGAATTTAAACAACGCGTTGCTTGATATGTATGCGAAATGTGGAAGCGTAGAGGATGCACAGAAGCTGTTCGATAAAATGCCTGAGAAGGATATTGTGTCGTGGACGACGATGCTAGTTGGGTATGCGAAATCGGGTCATTACATCGCTGCCAGGAGGCATTTTGAGAGTATGCCTGATCAGGATATAGCTGCGTGGAACGCGTTAATATCGGCTTACGAACAAAGCGGTAACCCGAAAGAAGCTTTGGCTATTTTCAACGAGCTACAATTGACTAACAAAGCGGAACCGGATAATGTAACTCTTGTTAGCACTCTATCGGCTTGTGCGCAAGTGGGTGCGATGGATATGGGCGGTTGGATCCACGTGTATATCAAGAAACATAACATTAAACTCAGTCGTCACCTTATAACCTCACTGATTGACATGTATTCAAAATGTGGCGATTTAAATAAAGCGCTTGAGGTGTTTAATTCTT of Helianthus annuus cultivar XRQ/B chromosome 1, HanXRQr2.0-SUNRISE, whole genome shotgun sequence contains these proteins:
- the LOC110868844 gene encoding pentatricopeptide repeat-containing protein At2g29760, chloroplastic; its protein translation is MAVTTMPLVSLPPHHRASPPPPTTHITTLNKDRYFSNHPTVLLINQSSNSKQLKQIHAQMLRNGLFYDPFSASTLISAFALSPLQDIDYAHKLFDEMPEPNVYTWNVLIRAYSSSQTPIQSLLMFTQMINLYKSCNEVSPNKFTYPFVIKAAAELLDIRVGKVIHGMVVKMSLGSDVFILNSLIHFYASCGHLDSAYRVFINIPVRDVVSWNSIITGFAQGDRADDALRLFHEMQGDGLRPDNVTMMSVLTACTKKLDLKFGRWVHSYIEKNGIRGSLNLNNALLDMYAKCGSVEDAQKLFDKMPEKDIVSWTTMLVGYAKSGHYIAARRHFESMPDQDIAAWNALISAYEQSGNPKEALAIFNELQLTNKAEPDNVTLVSTLSACAQVGAMDMGGWIHVYIKKHNIKLSRHLITSLIDMYSKCGDLNKALEVFNSSDDKDVFIWSAMIAGLAMHGHGRDAIELFEKMQEANVKPNGVTFTNLLCACSHTGLLQEGRDFFKKMEPVYGITPGVKHYACMVDMLGRAGHLEEAINLIKTMPMPPLASVYGALLGACKLHGNVEVAEQASARLLELEPWNHGAYVLLSNVYAKTGKWDQVASLRKRMKDVGLKKEPGCSSIEVNGVVHEFIVGDNTHTQSKPIYGKLNEVFEKLKSNGYEPNRSQVLQCVEEEDMQEQALHLHSEKLAIAFGLISLKQSQPIRVMKNLRVCGDCHNVAKLISKVYDREILLRDRYRFHRFKAGECSCKDYW